The following DNA comes from Verrucomicrobiota bacterium.
AGCGGATGATCGTCTTTATCGCGCTGATGTCTCCGCGCTTCCGGTCAACGGGCACGGTGTTGAGCTTCGAGATAATCCAGCCGGCGACCTTTATCTTGAACAAGGTGTCGCGAGCCAGAAAGTAGATCGGTCTACGGCAGGAAATGCCGATCATGGGCGGATCGAGGTAACTCTGGTGGTTGGATGCAAGGATGGCGGGTCCATCCTCGATCAGGTTGTCGCGGCCGTACACTTTGTGGCGGAAGCCGAGTTTGCCGATCAGCGTGCAAAGGCTGTAGCCGATCCAGTAATAAACATTCATGCGCGTTCGCGCGGCTCCCGCCGCAAACCTTTTTCCTCCAGTCGCCGCAGGACCAGCGCGACGACCTGATCCAGGGAGAGCTCGGAAGTGTCGACCACCTCTGCATCCGGCGCAATCGCCAGAGGGGCAAGCGTGCGGGACGCGTCCAACCGATCCCGGGAAGCAAGGTTATCCTGTTGGCCTTCAGCGGCGCGCCGCCGTGCCCGCACCTCCGGCGAAGCGTCGATATAAAACTTGTAAGGAGTGTCGGGAAACACGGCCGAACCGATGTCACGACCTTCCATGATGAGGTTCGCCCGTTCGGCAAACTGGCGGAGCGGGCCCAGCAGAAATTCACGGACCACGTTAAGCGCCGAGATTTTTGAGACCACGTTGTTTACCGCTGCCGAGCGCAGGTGCGGCTCGGGATCAACGCCATCGATCGAGATGAAAGACGCGTTGTTCCGTAAATCAAAGCGGAACGACGTTTGCCTCAGCAACGCTGCAACCGCCTGGGAATCGTCGGCCTTGACGGCCCGCTCATTGGCCAGCCAGGCAATTGCCCGGTACAGCGAGCCGCTGTTGACGTACGTAAAGCGCAACTCCGCCGCCAGACGCCGGGCCACGCTGCTCTTGCCGGACGCCGCCGGGCCATCGATGGCGATTACGGAGTAACGCGCAGCCACGTCAACTGCTCGGTTTAGGGCACCTCGCCGGGTTGATCACCGGCGTCGGCGCGTTTCGGTCCGGCGCAAGAAACTTCTGCAGCTGATCCTCGAATCCGGGGTACGACGTGGCGATGCATTCGGTGCCTTCGATCACCGTATTTCCCTTGGCAAACATGCCCGCCACCGCAAACGCCATGGCGATGCGGTGATCTCCGAAACTGTTGATCCGTGCTGAACGCAGCGGGTTCCCGCCTTGGATTTCCATGCCGTCATCGCGTTCAATGACGTTCACACCCATCGCGCTCAAATTGGTGACGAGCGCTGCGATCCGGTCAGTTTCCTTAACCCGCAATTCCTTTGCGTCCTTGATGACCGTCTTGCCTTCCGCAAGCGCCCCGGCCACGGCAAGGATCGGGATCTCATCAATCAGATTCGGGATCTCGGCTCCGCCGATCACGGTGCCGTGTAACCGGCTGCCTTGGATACGAATTTCGCCGCGCAGTTCGCCCTGTTCCCAATCTTCCACCACTTCATGGATGTGCGCCCCCATGCGCAATAACACAGACAAGATCCCGGTACGCGTCCGGTTGAGACCGACGTCGCGCACCAGCAGGTCGGAGCCGGGTTGGGCTGCGGCTGCCACCAGCCAGAACGCAGCGCTCGAAATGTCGCCCGGCACCGTGAAATCCCGCGACTCGATCGTTTGGTCACCGTAGATGGCGATCATGTTCCCGTGGTCGGACGCTTCCCGCACCGTACGCACCAGGAAGTATTCCAGCATCCGTTCGGTATGATCCCGTGTGGCCACCGGTTCCGTTACAATGGTCTTACCGGCCGTCCGCAATGCCGCGAGCAAAATCGCGCTTTTTACCTGCGCGCTGGCCACCGGCAGCTTGTACTGAATCGGGTGCAAAGGTCCCCCCCGCACCCGCAAAGGAGCCGTTCCTTTCGGTTCGGTGGCGGTGATGCCGGCCCCCATCTGCGTCAGGGGCTCAATCACCCGGCGCATCGGCCGTGAAGAGAGCGAGGCGTCGCCGATCAACGTGCTTTCAAAAGGCTGGTCGGCCAGCACCCCGCAAAGCAGGCGCATGAGCGTTCCGGAATTGCCGCAATCAATCGGGTGCGGCGGCGGCTCAAAGTGCCCTTTTTGACCATGGACCACCAGGGTAGTCTCTTCGGGGTGGTCAATCGTAATCCCGAGCGATCTCATCGCCCGGACCGTGCAGACGCAATCCTGGCTCGGCAGAAAACCACGGATGACGCATGTCCCATTGGACATTGCCGCGAGGATCACGGCCCGGTGCGAAATGCTTTTGTCTCCAGGCACCCGTACCTCCGCGTTGATCCTGGGCGCAGCTGCGACGTTAAGCTCCGGCATAGAAAACGTTAAAAGTTTAATCTATCGCGATTCCGCTTACCGGCGTCCAGTAATCCTTCAAGATATTTATGGTCGCATTCCGCGAGGGCGGTACGCAGGCGCTCCAAACGGCCGCCGTACAGTTCCAGGTAACCGGCTATGGCCGAGCGGTTGGCCAGCAAAATTTCGGTCCAGAGCCGGGGCGCGCCGCTGGCGATCCTCGTGGCGTCACGAAACCCCGGCCCCACCACGGAGAGGGCTTCAGGAATCTCGGCGCCGACTAATTCCACCAGCACCGCCGCAAGCGCATGCGGCAGGTGGCTGACCGCGGCCACGTAGCGGTCGTGGTCCGCGATGCTGAGGCGCGTGGTCTTGCCGCCCAGGGCCCGCCAGAACGCCTCCAGTTTCCCGACGCTGCCGGGCTTCGTCGCGAACTCCGGGCAGACAATGACCGTTGTTCCCTCGAACATCGAAGGCCGTGCCGCGGCCCACCCGTGCTGCTCCGACCCAGACATCGGATGGCTCGGCACGTATTCCGCACGCCCTTCAAACTCGGCGGCCAGGCCTCGTGCAATATCTCCTTTTACGCTGCCGACATCTGACACGATGACGCCGCTTCCAACCATCCCAGCCAATTGCCGCCCGACGTGCGCCAGAACCCCCAGCGGGGTTGCCAGTAACAGAATTTCTGCGTCCGCGGTCAGCGCCGCCAAATCGGGAGCCACCGCGATCCCGCCGGGAATTTTATCCTTAAGATCGGCGTACGGATCATAAACCGTGATCGTGAACCCCCGTTCATGCGCCGCCAGGGCAATTGATCCACCGATCAAACCGGCGCCAGCCACCCCGAT
Coding sequences within:
- a CDS encoding prephenate dehydrogenase/arogenate dehydrogenase family protein, which encodes MTNGGGGGKPVIGVAGAGLIGGSIALAAHERGFTITVYDPYADLKDKIPGGIAVAPDLAALTADAEILLLATPLGVLAHVGRQLAGMVGSGVIVSDVGSVKGDIARGLAAEFEGRAEYVPSHPMSGSEQHGWAAARPSMFEGTTVIVCPEFATKPGSVGKLEAFWRALGGKTTRLSIADHDRYVAAVSHLPHALAAVLVELVGAEIPEALSVVGPGFRDATRIASGAPRLWTEILLANRSAIAGYLELYGGRLERLRTALAECDHKYLEGLLDAGKRNRDRLNF
- the aroA gene encoding 3-phosphoshikimate 1-carboxyvinyltransferase, yielding MPELNVAAAPRINAEVRVPGDKSISHRAVILAAMSNGTCVIRGFLPSQDCVCTVRAMRSLGITIDHPEETTLVVHGQKGHFEPPPHPIDCGNSGTLMRLLCGVLADQPFESTLIGDASLSSRPMRRVIEPLTQMGAGITATEPKGTAPLRVRGGPLHPIQYKLPVASAQVKSAILLAALRTAGKTIVTEPVATRDHTERMLEYFLVRTVREASDHGNMIAIYGDQTIESRDFTVPGDISSAAFWLVAAAAQPGSDLLVRDVGLNRTRTGILSVLLRMGAHIHEVVEDWEQGELRGEIRIQGSRLHGTVIGGAEIPNLIDEIPILAVAGALAEGKTVIKDAKELRVKETDRIAALVTNLSAMGVNVIERDDGMEIQGGNPLRSARINSFGDHRIAMAFAVAGMFAKGNTVIEGTECIATSYPGFEDQLQKFLAPDRNAPTPVINPARCPKPSS
- the cmk gene encoding (d)CMP kinase, whose product is MAARYSVIAIDGPAASGKSSVARRLAAELRFTYVNSGSLYRAIAWLANERAVKADDSQAVAALLRQTSFRFDLRNNASFISIDGVDPEPHLRSAAVNNVVSKISALNVVREFLLGPLRQFAERANLIMEGRDIGSAVFPDTPYKFYIDASPEVRARRRAAEGQQDNLASRDRLDASRTLAPLAIAPDAEVVDTSELSLDQVVALVLRRLEEKGLRREPRERA